gtccatgAAGCCGTAGGGACCGTAGTCCAGCGTGAGTCCCAGGATGCTCATGTTGTCCGTGTTCAGGACGCCGTGACAGAAGCCGACACACTGCCACTGAGCCACGAGCCGAGCCGTACGCAGCACCACCTACAGACACGGGGGGGCGACACAAATCTGACATCAGAGAGGTGGAATTCATTCCTAGATAGACCAGGAAAGAGTCAAAGTCTTCCTTTAAGCCTTTAATTCCTGGTTAATGTGTTAATCTGATGCTGAGCAGAGGACACAGAGACGCTGAGGCTCCCGCAGATTAACAGGATTAGACAACACAAATGTTCCTGGACTGAAAAAGTGATCACCTTTACCTGAGCACTAATAAAACCAGGATGATGTGACctatttatgagataaaacccAGAGTTTACACAGCAATGATAAATACGTCTGCTCTGGCCTCATAAAGTGTATAATGTCAAAGTTTCTACAATGTAAAAAAtctgtcatgtaaaataagtgagtgcataaatatttacccctttaaagtgacttaattcaacagttggtgctagcagtctcacagtAAGTGAAAAAGGGATCAGCtgagtgattgtagtataaagacacctgtgtctggaaggtccagtcgctggttcatcagtattcctggctaccattacatcataaagacaaaagaacactcagagaaaaggttattgaaaagtctaagtcaggtgatgtagacagaaacatctccaagtctctgaacatcccccagagttcagttaaatccatcatgaagaaatgaaggaatatgtcacatgtgtaaatctgcctagatcagaccgccctcacaaactgagtgggcgtgcaagaaggagactagtgagagaggacaccaagacacctatgactcctctgaaggagctccaagcttcagcagctgagatgaatagttttgctacttttacaaCAATTCAAGCACAAATTCCCATCCAACCATTTCATACATCGTGAcgagctggagcctatccctgCTGACATCGAGACAACCAGGCatactcacacctatgggcaatttggAGCCACCAATTAACCCAACAAGCATGGTTTTTGTCTGCAGGAGGACAGAACAACACATGCATAGACATGCACAAAAAGGCCTGTCCAACAGGGAATctaaccaggaaccttcttgctgtgagacaaCAGCGCCACCTGCTGTGCCGCCGTGCAGATATGGTTATCATCAATGCGCTgctaaagcactttgtaaaacaagctaactaGCTCTGCTGAatgaagaaagagaagaaaatcagTGAAATATTCCTGTGTGACACTCCCGATGTCTTGTCATCTCCCTTTTTCGTCGTTCCTCGCTCATTTCCTGCGACACAGGGAAACAGGAACAAGTCGCCTGGGGAAAATCATTGTGCTGCATCGCTTTCACCTGTTAGGATACAGTATTAGTGATCACAGTAATTAAGCTGATTTTGCCTATGATTCTTGCTTGAGTCCCATATATGTGGTTCAACATGCTGTCTTTAAATAATCAGACAACAAGCAAACTCACAAAACTATAACAGACCTTATCAAGATGCTAACAGGACAGGGTAGATTTGATATAGTATAAGTCTAAGtgatatttaaatttaggacTAAAGCAAGGCTTTTTAAGACATTTAGGAccttagatttaaaaaacaaatgtgagACTTTACAGATGTTTGAAGAGCCCACAGGGACTCTGTAATCAGGCAGAGGAGTGACTCTGATCTGTTTTAGCAAACAAGAGAGAAAATATCAGCATTATGGGAGTCTTAAaccaaaagaagtgatgaaaaagcaCCAGTATGtaattttaaatatcagtataagTCCTGATTTTTTACAGACGGTGCATCTCTACCACTGCCATGACGTTCATATGTGGACACAAGAGTCCAGAGAGTTCCTCATACGCTCTGACCTCTCTGAAGAAAGCCACGTTCCTCTCCACTCGGTCCGGGTAGTTCTGCTGGATCTCGGGGTAAAACACCTCGATGACATAATCCATCATCTGACCTCTGATCTCGTCCCGTCCGTAGCTCGGACCCTGGCGGCCCGTGAAATCGTCAGCCTGCTTGAAGATCTCGAAAGATCCAAACCTGGGCAGAAAGATCAAAATCAGTGCAAAATAGGTTCTCCAAACCTCAGACCACCATTAAATGATTAACTTACTGCCAGGGCTGCCCACAGAGTTatctgggcccctgataaacccagagaatgggccctaataaacccagagaatggaccctgataaacccggagaacagaccctgataaacccagagaacggaccctgataaaccctgagaatggaccctgataaacccagagaatggaccctgatacacccagggaacggaccctaataaacccatAGATTGGACCCTGAACCTGCACTCCCACATTGGCAGCCTTGCTTATCACACCACAGAATAGAGGGGAGCAGTGTTTTATCTTTCGGTCTGATAATTTTAGCAAAACAGGTACGTTGATGTTGGCATAGACTCTACACAGGTAAAAGGTGACATCATGCACTCACCTGAGAAAGGTGGGGGCGATACGGAGGACCACAGAGCACCTCTCATGGCGAGGATTACCGCTGTAGTACACGTCTCGTATCACCTGGCTGTCAGACGTCACAACAGAGCCAGCTCTGGTGGTGGGAATCCCCAGGAAGAACATGACCTCGCTGCAGAGGAACTCCCTGATACTGGAGCGCAGAACCTTACGGCCATCCGCCTGTCTGCACACCAAAGGATTAATTatataaaaacagtaaatcatTCATGATGGCAGAGGGACAGGCATGAAAACAGACATCTAAACGgaactagaactaccaccaggCGTAGAAATGCCTCCATGACCCTGCTGGCCATTGCTGGTGTTCTCCTGCATGTCCCTTCGTTGTTATGTTAGTCTAGAGCAATACAAACAGACTCTAGTTATTTTCTCATGCAAGAAAGCGGTTTGTCTTTTGAGAGGCTACAATATGGTGCAAGGTTACTGCAACCTTGTATGATGTAATATGTGAGTGACTTCTGATCTCCAAAATGTAACCAGTTAATCCTAAAGGCAAAGtttacatttgtgcaaagtttgaagaaaatccctgacAACAGAGATACAGTGCTCATAAGAATGGTCTGAATGTACAGACAGACGACTGAGAGCAGGAAGTCTCTGGTCCTGGCTATCGCTGATGTGGAGGCATTTAATCCCTAAAACCTCTGGCACTCCTCAAACAAACTCAGATGATCTGCAAGGTTTACAAAAAGGCAGAGAATTTCCACCTCTGATTTAGAATAGTAGGAACAAAATGCTGAGTCACACTGGTCTGATGTAACCTAAAGACACTTTACCTCACTTACAGAAAACTGCACTGGATGTGACACACTCATACATCAATACTGATGTGAAGTCATAACACTaacattaacacaaaaaataacctacagagagaataaaacacaattaaagaGTAAATTGGTGTTTGAACTGACATGCAGACAgggttgtaaatatctgtctatatcagctgtaaaaatcagtctatatcagctgtaaatatctgtctatatcagctgtaaatatcagtctatatcagctgtaaatatcagtctatatcagctgtaaatatcagtctatatcagctgtaaatatcagtctatatcagctgtaaatgtcagtctatatcagctgtaaatatcagtctatatcagctgtaaatatcagtctatatcagctgtaaatatcagtctatatcagctgtaaatatcagtctatatcagctgtaaatatcagtctatatcagctgtaaaaatcagtctatatcagctgtaaatatcagtctatatcagctgtaaatatcagtctatatcagctgtaaatatcagtctatatcagctgtaaatatcagtctatatcagctgtaaatatcagtctatatcagctgtaaatgtcagtctatatcagctgtaaatatcagtctatatcagctgtaaatgtcagtctatatcagctgtaaatatcagtctatatcagctgtaaatatcagtctgtatcagctgtaaatatcagtctatatcagctgtaaatatcagtctatatcagctgtaaatatcagtctatatcagctgtaaatatcagtctatatcagctgtaaatatctgtctatatcagctgttaatatcagtttatatgTGGTCTAAAAGCAGAATAATGTATTTTCATCATGTACATAGAGAAGAAGATACTAGGAATCTCTAACCAGGCTGTTTAATAAAGGCCCTCCTTTATCCTGAAGAACAACCCAGTATAAGATGTTGGATGTAATGTTGGGTGTATTGTTGGATGTAATGTTGGATGTTTTGTTGGATGTAATGCTTGATGCAATGTTGGATGTAATGTTGGATGTATTGTTGGATGTATTGTTGGATGTATTGTTGGATGCATTGTTGGATGTAATGCTGGATGCATTGTTGGATGTATTGTTGGATGTAATGTTGGATGTAATGCTGGATGCATTGTTGGATGTATTGTTGGATGTAATGCTGGATGCATTGTTGGATGCATTGTTGGATGTAATGTTGGATGTTTTGTTGGATGTAATGCTTGAGGCAATGTTGGATGTAATGTTGGATGTATTGTTGGATGTAATGTTGGATGTATTGTTGGATGTAATGCTGGATGCAATGTTGGATGTTTTGTTGGGTGTAATGCTGGATGCATTGTTGGATGTATTGTTGGATGTATTGTTGGATGCATTGTTGGATGTTTTGTTGGATGTAATGCTGGATGCATTGTTGGATGTATTGTTGGATGCATTGTTGGATGTAATGTTGGATGTAATGCTGGATGCATTGTTGGATGTATTGTTGGATGTATTGTTGGATGTAATGCTGGATGTATTGTTGGATGCATTGTTGGATGTAATGCTGGATGCATTGTTGGATGTTTTGTTGGGTGTAATGCTGAGTCACTGTCTTGTGTTTCTGACCATCATGAGGTTAAAAGGTCAATCCCAGGTCAGAGTCAGGAGGAGGGGGAGCTCTGATCCTCTATTTTCTTCTTCTGATGTTATTAAAAGTGTGGTGagaaacaaatatataaaaatatatgaaaacatTAACAGTGGAAGATAAATGACTGATTATCAACAGTCCCAGAACACGAACCGCGTCTAAACTCTACTAAAAGGAGTAAATGTTTGAGTCCAGAGGCCCCCCTTTGGTACCTGGAGTAAGGAGTCAGTCCGGCTCCTTTCACCTGGATCTCCCAGCGGCCGCTCGGGTTTTCTCGGAGCAGTTCGGAATCCTGTTCGGGTGGGACCTTCAGCTCTCCCAGGTAGCAGGCGGCTCCGTCCCCGAGCTGCCCGGCGAACTGTCCGAACTGATGGCCGCAGTAGCAGTGGGCGGCGGGCTCGGACCCAGGCATGACTCTGGACCCGCTGAGGTACTCCGGACCCAGCGGGTCCTCCATCACCTCCTCCCCGCTGAGCCCGAGCAGAGCCAGGGCTTGATCGGACACCGCGACGAACCGAGGCCGTGTCAAAGGCTGAGGCTTCACCCGGGAGAAACACGCCCCTTTAACCTGCCGAACCCCGGGATCCTCTGACGGGTCCATGGGGAGTCTCCTCAGGGCCAGGTTATCGAAGTCCAGCCTCTCCAGGGGAGACCGACTCACCACCGAGCCCATCTCATCCATTCTAGCCGAAAACAGCAGTCTGAAAGCGGACACACCGGGCAGGAAGATCCGAGAGCGACCTAACCGAGGAGCTAGATACGCCATCCAAACATGGGCGCCATCTGAGAGCTGTAGACTGGATCAGGAACTCAGAGATCCCCTAATCATGCTTTCATAATCCTGCTGCCACAGCGGATGTTTGTGAGGCACACTGTGTTACATTATTATTAGTCCGTCCGGAAACAAACTGACAGCCGGAACAATTGTGGCGGAAACTCTGATGATGAATATCCGTCGGCTTTGAGAGCCCTGAGGAAAGGTCGAAAACCTCATAAATATCTATTTAACACATTTATCTAATTATTGAcgtaaaaataaacaaaatgatgtcatcaggtTACCGCCCCATGACATCATCTCCTCCTGGCCAAGGCTACATTCACTGAAGGTGAATGAAGAGAAAGTATTTCCAAAACAGGGTTAATAACTTTGTTACCAAAACCAAATAAGAATCTAATGAAACTCGACAACTGGAGACCAATATCTCTTCTCTGTAATGATTATAAACTAATAGCCATTGTGTATGCAAACAGACTTAAACAAATACTAGGTAAACTGGTGGAAGAGTGTCAGTCAGCGTTCATCAAAGGTAGATACATACATAATAATGTGAGACTGATATTGGACATGTTAGATTACCAGTCCCTTATAGAATCagaaagtttgattttatttatagaCTTTTTTAAAGCCTTTGATTCTATAGAACATACATTTCTAATTCAAACATTGGAAAAATTTGGATTTGGTCAAAAATTTTGTAAGgttattaaaatgttctataaTGAAATTGTCAGTTATGTTTTGCTAAACCCAGGAATGACCCAGAGAATCGAGATTTCTCGTGGAATTAGACAAGGTTGCCCAATTTCCCCAAAACTCTTCATTTTGTGTACACAGCTGTTAGCTTACCTAGTCTTAAATCACCCAGAATTTAAAGGAATTGATATTCTTGGACGTGAATTTAAAATCAGTCAGTTTGCTGATGACACAGTTTTTTCATAAAGGACAAATCTATCATAAAAGGCATTGAacattatttctattttctccAAAGCTTCAGGCCTAAATTTAAATCTGAAGAAATGTGAACTTCTACCCCTGTATCCCTGTAATGATTCTCAAATAATGTACATTCCTGTCAAAAGGGAGGTGAAATACCTAGGaataaatttaacaaataatGCAGAAAAACTGGTAAAAGACAATATCTCGAGTAAAATAGAGACCATGAATAAGTCCTTAAATCACTGGTTAATGAGAGATTTATCCATCTTTGGTAGGAATCTGCTATCCAAAGCGGAAGGAATCTCAAAGCTGGTATACCCCTGTCACTCCCTGTATGTTCCCCCATGTACAATGAAAAAAGTCAATTCTATCATTTACAATTTTATCTggagaaacaaaacacactatGTTAAAAAGTCACAGCTGGTCAAAGAGAGCAATAAAGGAGGCTTAAAACACTTGACTTTGAAGCAATGGTTGGAGTGTTTAAGATAAACTGGGTTAAAGCTTTTGACAAAATCTGAATCTCTCTGGTTTCATATtcctaaaaatatatttaaaaaggtAGGAGGACTTgaatttttgttaaaatgtgattttgaaaTCACAAAATTACCAATAAAGCTGTCAGAATTCCACAGACAAGTACTGTACTACTGGAAAATGATATTTTCCCATAATTTTACTCCACATGGCTCCACCTTGTGGAACAACAGAACAATCACAATTAATAGGAAAACTTTGTTTcagaaaaatggtttgaaaaagaCATTGCTTTTGTTGCTGATCTATTGGATGAAAATGGTCAACTCCTGGAGTACAACACATTCAAGGATAAATATAAGCTCCAATGTTCATATAGAGAATATGACAGAACATGTAAAGCTATTCCTCTCCCCTTGATgcaaataatacaaaatattcTTACACATTCAGAGGTTCAGATAGTCCTACCAGCTTTGAAAGTTGAACAAATGCCACTTGGGGACAGGAAGTGTAATAATAAAACTCTGGGAAGAACCCTGAAGGGGACTATATTTCATGACTATAAGTGTGTACCGAAGTTTAGGTTAAATAATTCCAATTTATCAGTAACTAACAAAATCCTTAATTATATGAAA
The sequence above is a segment of the Cheilinus undulatus linkage group 9, ASM1832078v1, whole genome shotgun sequence genome. Coding sequences within it:
- the selenoo1 gene encoding selenoprotein O1 isoform X2, with the protein product MAYLAPRLGRSRIFLPGVSAFRLLFSARMDEMGSVVSRSPLERLDFDNLALRRLPMDPSEDPGVRQVKGACFSRVKPQPLTRPRFVAVSDQALALLGLSGEEVMEDPLGPEYLSGSRVMPGSEPAAHCYCGHQFGQFAGQLGDGAACYLGELKVPPEQDSELLRENPSGRWEIQVKGAGLTPYSRQADGRKVLRSSIREFLCSEVMFFLGIPTTRAGSVVTSDSQVIRDVYYSGNPRHERCSVVLRIAPTFLRFGSFEIFKQADDFTGRQGPSYGRDEIRGQMMDYVIEVFYPEIQQNYPDRVERNVAFFREVVLRTARLVAQWQCVGFCHGVLNTDNMSILGLTLDYGPYGFMDRFDPDFICNASDNSGRYSYQAQPAVCRWNLVKLAEALAPELPADRAEAVIDEYMGLYNGFYMQNMRRKLGLLKKEEPEDEILVTELLRTMHNTGADFTNTFRSLSQISCSTEGDGGDEEEEREVKKATELLLQQCASLEELKAANKPSMDPRELAMLLSMAQSNPTLFQMISDRATIARQLDKLSRLRDLMETNQEELGAKHAEEWSRWIRRYRTRLSQELEGACDVQAVQEERVRVMDGTNPRVVLRNYIAQNAIEAAESGDFSEVQRVLTVLKKPFSSQPGLELPSWTGGASEQGERDEGEEAQQEAASSSNARNPVPYDSKPPAWASQICVT
- the selenoo1 gene encoding selenoprotein O1 isoform X1, whose translation is MAYLAPRLGRSRIFLPGVSAFRLLFSARMDEMGSVVSRSPLERLDFDNLALRRLPMDPSEDPGVRQVKGACFSRVKPQPLTRPRFVAVSDQALALLGLSGEEVMEDPLGPEYLSGSRVMPGSEPAAHCYCGHQFGQFAGQLGDGAACYLGELKVPPEQDSELLRENPSGRWEIQVKGAGLTPYSRQADGRKVLRSSIREFLCSEVMFFLGIPTTRAGSVVTSDSQVIRDVYYSGNPRHERCSVVLRIAPTFLRFGSFEIFKQADDFTGRQGPSYGRDEIRGQMMDYVIEVFYPEIQQNYPDRVERNVAFFREVVLRTARLVAQWQCVGFCHGVLNTDNMSILGLTLDYGPYGFMDRFDPDFICNASDNSGRYSYQAQPAVCRWNLVKLAEALAPELPADRAEAVIDEYMGLYNGFYMQNMRRKLGLLKKEEPEDEILVTELLRTMHNTGADFTNTFRSLSQISCSTEGDGGDEEEEREVKKATELLLQQCASLEELKAANKPSMDPRELAMLLSMAQSNPTLFQMISDRATIARQLDKLSRLRDLMETNQEELGAKHAEEWSRWIRRYRTRLSQELEGACDVQAVQEERVRVMDGTNPRVVLRNYIAQNAIEAAESGDFSEVQRVLTVLKKPFSSQPGLELPSWTGGASEQGERDEGEEAQQEAASSSNARNPVPYDSKPPAWASQICVTUSS